Proteins encoded by one window of Govania unica:
- the atpD gene encoding F0F1 ATP synthase subunit beta produces MAKQNIGRITQVIGAVVDVQFDDQLPQILGALETTNQGNRLVLEVSQHLGENSVRTIAMDSTDGLVRGQEVTDTGSPIMVPVGPETLGRIMNVIGEPIDERGPVVTKQKAQIHAQAPSFIEQSTEAEILVTGIKVIDLLAPYAKGGKIGLFGGAGVGKTVTIMELINNIAKGHGGYSVFAGVGERTREGNDLYHEMIESGVIDLEGDKSKVALVYGQMNEPPGARARVALTGLTVAEYFRDQEGQDVLFFIDNIFRFTQAGSEVSALLGRIPSAVGYQPTLATDMGALQERITSTHKGSITSVQAIYVPADDLTDPAPATSFAHLDATTVLSRSIAEQAIFPAVDPLDSTSRILDPRVVGDEHYNVARQVQTILQKYKSLQDIIAILGMDELSEDDKIMVARARKIQRFLSQPFHVAEVFTGISGKFVALEDTVKSFKAICAGEYDHLPEAAFYMVGSIEEAVQKAEKLAAQAA; encoded by the coding sequence ATGGCGAAACAGAACATCGGTCGCATCACCCAGGTGATCGGCGCGGTCGTGGACGTCCAGTTCGACGATCAGCTGCCGCAGATTTTGGGCGCGCTGGAAACCACCAACCAGGGCAACCGTCTGGTGCTCGAAGTTTCGCAGCATCTGGGCGAAAATTCGGTCCGGACCATCGCCATGGACTCGACCGACGGTCTGGTCCGCGGTCAGGAAGTGACCGATACCGGGTCTCCGATCATGGTTCCGGTGGGACCTGAGACGCTCGGCCGCATCATGAACGTGATCGGCGAGCCGATCGACGAACGCGGTCCGGTTGTGACCAAGCAAAAAGCGCAGATCCATGCGCAGGCCCCGTCCTTCATCGAGCAGTCGACGGAAGCCGAGATCCTCGTGACGGGCATTAAGGTCATCGACCTTCTGGCGCCTTATGCGAAGGGCGGCAAGATCGGTCTCTTCGGGGGTGCCGGCGTCGGCAAGACCGTGACCATCATGGAACTGATCAACAACATCGCCAAAGGCCACGGTGGTTATTCCGTGTTCGCCGGTGTTGGGGAGCGGACCCGTGAAGGCAACGATCTCTACCACGAAATGATCGAATCCGGCGTTATCGACCTTGAAGGCGACAAGTCCAAAGTGGCGCTTGTTTACGGTCAGATGAACGAACCGCCAGGAGCGCGTGCTCGTGTGGCTTTGACCGGTCTGACCGTCGCAGAATATTTCCGCGACCAGGAAGGCCAGGACGTGTTGTTCTTCATCGACAACATCTTCCGCTTTACTCAGGCTGGTTCGGAAGTGTCGGCTCTGCTTGGCCGTATTCCTTCGGCCGTGGGCTATCAACCGACGCTCGCAACCGACATGGGCGCGCTGCAGGAACGCATCACCTCCACCCATAAGGGGTCGATCACCTCGGTGCAGGCCATTTACGTTCCCGCCGATGACTTGACCGATCCGGCACCGGCAACCTCGTTCGCCCATTTGGACGCAACCACCGTGTTGTCGCGTTCGATCGCCGAACAGGCCATTTTCCCGGCCGTTGACCCGCTTGACTCGACCTCGCGCATCCTTGATCCGCGTGTTGTTGGGGACGAGCATTACAACGTGGCCCGTCAGGTTCAGACCATTCTGCAGAAATACAAGTCGCTGCAGGACATCATCGCCATTCTCGGCATGGACGAACTTTCGGAAGACGACAAGATCATGGTCGCTCGCGCCCGTAAGATCCAGCGCTTCCTGAGCCAGCCGTTCCATGTGGCCGAAGTCTTCACCGGCATCTCGGGCAAGTTCGTTGCGCTCGAAGACACCGTGAAAAGCTTCAAGGCGATCTGCGCCGGTGAGTATGATCACCTGCCGGAAGCGGCTTTCTACATGGTCGGTTCGATCGAAGAAGCCGTCCAGAAGGCGGAAAAGCTCGCTGCTCAAGCGGCTTAA
- the fsa gene encoding fructose-6-phosphate aldolase, producing the protein MKFFVDTADVAAIRELASTGLLDGVTTNPSLIAKSGRDFFEVLKEICATVDGPVSAEVTALQHDAMMREAEKLRKVADNITIKVPLTVDGLKTCKALTTDGTMVNVTLCFSAAQALLAAKAGATFISPFIGRHDDIAQDGMKLIEDIRQIYDNYNFATQILVASVRHPMHIVDAALIGADVCTVPPDILHKLYYHPLTEKGLAAFLADWEKTGQTIA; encoded by the coding sequence ATGAAATTTTTCGTCGATACCGCAGACGTGGCCGCCATCCGCGAGCTGGCCTCGACCGGCCTTCTCGATGGCGTGACCACCAACCCCTCGCTGATCGCGAAGTCCGGCCGCGATTTCTTTGAAGTGCTCAAAGAAATTTGTGCCACCGTCGACGGTCCGGTCAGCGCCGAAGTGACCGCGCTCCAGCATGACGCCATGATGCGCGAGGCCGAAAAGCTGCGCAAAGTCGCGGACAACATCACCATCAAGGTGCCGCTCACCGTCGACGGCCTCAAGACCTGCAAGGCGCTGACCACCGACGGCACCATGGTCAATGTGACGCTTTGCTTCTCGGCCGCTCAGGCCCTCCTCGCCGCCAAGGCTGGCGCGACCTTCATTTCGCCCTTCATCGGCCGTCATGATGACATCGCCCAGGACGGCATGAAGCTGATCGAGGATATCCGCCAGATTTACGACAACTACAACTTCGCGACCCAAATTCTGGTGGCCAGCGTGCGGCACCCCATGCATATCGTCGATGCCGCCCTGATTGGCGCCGATGTCTGCACCGTGCCGCCGGATATCCTGCACAAGCTTTACTATCACCCGCTGACCGAGAAGGGCCTCGCCGCCTTCCTCGCCGACTGGGAAAAAACCGGCCAGACGATTGCTTAA
- a CDS encoding divergent polysaccharide deacetylase family protein: MSRFQEARKESAAAAKRRARVSALQIAWLLVLLALCGVFGWLTFSPDKTGSPVASGEIVSIAPAPAPITAGTAPEKSAVAPAKPVSQALSPAPDTALEEHSPTGALPKIGSDGREPWQVYSRPYEDKTARPRIAIVITGLGLSKLVTETAITTLPPAVSLAFSPYGEGLVARSRRAREAGHELLLMLPMEPQDYPKNDPGPHSLLTSLPAAENIARMHWVMSRFPGYVGVVNEMGSKFSASEEAMTPVLKELKSRGLLFMDSRSSQYSVAGKLARTLRVPRAINNRYIDEQPSEDQIRKQLDDIENLARSYGAAAAIGRAHPVTMRTVAAWAAGLEKRGFELVPLTAVVNRQPVR; the protein is encoded by the coding sequence GTGTCACGGTTTCAGGAAGCGCGTAAAGAATCCGCTGCCGCCGCCAAACGGCGGGCGCGGGTCAGCGCACTTCAGATTGCCTGGCTCCTGGTGCTGCTGGCACTTTGTGGCGTTTTCGGCTGGCTCACGTTCAGCCCTGACAAGACCGGCTCCCCGGTCGCGTCAGGCGAGATCGTGAGCATTGCTCCGGCACCGGCCCCCATCACGGCCGGGACCGCTCCCGAAAAATCGGCGGTTGCGCCTGCAAAGCCCGTCAGTCAGGCCTTAAGCCCAGCCCCGGACACCGCCCTTGAAGAACACAGCCCCACCGGTGCGCTGCCCAAGATCGGCAGCGACGGGCGGGAGCCGTGGCAGGTCTACAGCCGCCCCTATGAAGACAAGACCGCACGTCCCCGCATCGCCATTGTCATCACCGGGCTCGGGCTCAGCAAGCTTGTGACCGAAACCGCCATCACCACCCTGCCGCCGGCCGTCAGCCTCGCCTTCTCGCCCTATGGCGAGGGGCTGGTGGCCCGCAGCCGCAGGGCCCGCGAGGCCGGTCACGAGCTGCTCCTGATGCTGCCTATGGAGCCGCAGGACTATCCGAAAAACGACCCCGGCCCCCATTCGCTGCTGACCAGCCTGCCTGCGGCCGAGAACATCGCCCGCATGCATTGGGTCATGAGCCGCTTTCCCGGCTATGTGGGCGTGGTCAATGAAATGGGCTCCAAATTCTCCGCCTCCGAGGAGGCCATGACTCCGGTTCTGAAGGAGCTCAAATCGCGTGGACTGCTGTTCATGGATTCGCGCAGCTCGCAATATAGCGTTGCTGGCAAACTCGCCCGCACGCTGCGGGTGCCGCGCGCCATCAACAACCGCTATATCGACGAACAGCCGAGCGAGGACCAGATCCGCAAGCAGCTTGACGACATCGAGAATCTCGCCCGCAGCTATGGGGCCGCCGCCGCCATCGGCCGCGCCCATCCCGTCACCATGAGAACGGTCGCCGCCTGGGCCGCCGGACTTGAAAAGCGCGGGTTCGAGCTGGTTCCGCTCACCGCTGTCGTCAACCGTCAGCCGGTACGCTAA
- a CDS encoding F0F1 ATP synthase subunit epsilon, with protein MADKFKFELVSPERLMISTQADMVIVPGAEGDFGVMVGHAPLISTIRPGIVEVHEDGSVTRLFVSGGFADVTQTVLTLLAEEAVLLSDVDLTALDQEIKNLAEDVADAKDPDLKARAEAALEGARAKRDVVAQAA; from the coding sequence ATGGCGGATAAATTCAAGTTCGAGCTCGTATCACCGGAACGCCTGATGATTTCCACACAGGCCGACATGGTGATCGTACCGGGCGCCGAAGGCGACTTCGGCGTCATGGTCGGGCATGCGCCACTGATCTCGACCATCCGGCCGGGTATCGTCGAAGTGCATGAAGACGGCTCGGTGACCAGGCTCTTCGTCTCGGGCGGCTTTGCCGACGTGACGCAGACCGTACTGACGCTTCTTGCTGAAGAAGCTGTGCTGCTGAGCGATGTCGATCTGACGGCGCTTGATCAGGAGATCAAGAACCTCGCGGAAGACGTCGCCGATGCCAAGGATCCGGATCTGAAGGCGCGCGCGGAAGCCGCGCTTGAAGGTGCCAGGGCCAAGCGCGACGTCGTGGCGCAAGCGGCTTAA
- a CDS encoding GIY-YIG nuclease family protein, translating into MKQPAIYIMANQQNGTLYVGVTSDLIKRAYEHREAAHPGFTKQYGCKLLVYYELHQDMTAAITREKQIKAGSRKKKLALIEGMNPNWRDLFEDIV; encoded by the coding sequence ATGAAACAGCCCGCCATCTACATCATGGCCAATCAGCAAAACGGTACGCTTTATGTCGGCGTCACATCCGACCTCATCAAACGCGCCTATGAGCATCGGGAGGCGGCACACCCCGGCTTCACCAAGCAATATGGTTGCAAACTGCTCGTCTATTACGAGCTGCACCAGGATATGACGGCCGCCATCACTCGCGAAAAGCAGATCAAGGCTGGTTCCCGCAAAAAGAAACTCGCGCTGATCGAAGGAATGAACCCCAACTGGCGTGACCTGTTCGAGGATATTGTCTAA
- the atpA gene encoding F0F1 ATP synthase subunit alpha gives MDIRAAEISKILKEQIANFGAEAEVSEVGKVLSVGDGIARIYGLDNVQAGELVEFPGGIKGMALNLETDNVGVVIFGEDRGIKEGDTVKRTGTIVDVPVGRGLLGRVVDGLGNPIDGKGPLTDVVRTRVEVKAPGIIPRKSVHEPMQTGLKCVDSLVPVGRGQRELIIGDRQTGKTAVAIDTFINQKPINAGTDESKKLYCIYVAVGQKRSTVAQIVKKLEEEGAMQYSIVVAATASEPAPLQFLAPYTGCTMGEFFRDNGMHAVIVYDDLSKQAVAYRQMSLLLRRPPGREAYPGDVFYLHSRLLERAAKMSDANGAGSLTALPIIETQAGDVSAYIPTNVISITDGQIFLETGLFYQGIRPAINVGLSVSRVGSAAQTKAMKQVAGSIKLELAQYREMAAFAQFGSDLDAATQKLLNRGARLTELLKQDQYVPMPVEEQVVSIFAGVKGFLDDVKTDDVVRFERLYLSEMRADHADVLKTIRDEQKISDEIDAKLKAILGKFVKSFA, from the coding sequence ATGGACATCCGGGCCGCGGAAATCTCCAAGATCTTGAAAGAGCAGATCGCTAATTTCGGGGCGGAAGCTGAAGTCTCGGAAGTCGGCAAAGTGCTCTCGGTCGGCGACGGTATCGCTCGCATTTACGGCCTTGACAACGTGCAGGCCGGTGAGCTCGTCGAATTCCCGGGCGGCATCAAAGGCATGGCGCTCAATCTTGAAACCGATAACGTCGGCGTCGTTATTTTCGGCGAAGATCGCGGGATTAAAGAAGGTGACACCGTCAAGCGCACGGGCACCATCGTTGACGTGCCGGTCGGCCGTGGCCTTCTTGGCCGCGTGGTTGACGGTCTCGGCAACCCGATCGATGGCAAAGGCCCGCTGACCGATGTGGTCCGGACCCGCGTCGAAGTGAAGGCTCCGGGCATCATCCCGCGCAAATCCGTGCATGAGCCGATGCAGACCGGTTTGAAATGTGTCGACAGCCTGGTGCCGGTCGGCCGTGGCCAGCGCGAGCTGATCATTGGTGACCGTCAGACCGGTAAGACCGCTGTAGCGATCGATACCTTCATCAACCAGAAGCCGATCAACGCCGGCACTGATGAATCCAAGAAGCTCTATTGCATCTATGTCGCCGTCGGCCAGAAGCGCTCGACCGTGGCTCAGATCGTCAAGAAGCTCGAAGAAGAAGGCGCGATGCAGTATTCGATCGTGGTCGCCGCGACCGCGTCCGAACCTGCTCCGCTGCAGTTCCTGGCTCCTTATACGGGCTGCACCATGGGCGAATTCTTCCGCGACAACGGCATGCATGCCGTGATCGTGTATGACGATTTGTCCAAGCAGGCCGTGGCTTACCGCCAGATGTCGCTGTTGCTGCGTCGTCCTCCGGGACGTGAAGCTTACCCGGGCGACGTGTTCTATCTGCATAGCCGCCTGCTTGAGCGTGCTGCAAAGATGAGCGACGCCAACGGCGCTGGTTCCTTGACCGCTTTGCCGATCATTGAAACCCAGGCTGGCGACGTGTCGGCCTATATTCCGACCAACGTGATTTCGATCACCGACGGCCAGATCTTCCTGGAAACCGGCCTGTTCTATCAGGGCATTCGTCCGGCTATCAACGTCGGTCTGTCGGTCAGCCGCGTGGGTTCGGCCGCTCAGACCAAGGCGATGAAGCAGGTTGCCGGTTCGATCAAGCTCGAACTCGCGCAGTATCGCGAAATGGCCGCCTTCGCCCAGTTCGGTTCGGATCTGGACGCTGCAACTCAGAAACTTCTGAACCGCGGCGCCCGTCTGACGGAACTTCTGAAGCAGGATCAATATGTACCGATGCCTGTTGAAGAACAGGTGGTCTCGATCTTCGCCGGCGTGAAGGGCTTCCTTGACGACGTGAAGACCGATGACGTGGTGCGTTTCGAGCGTCTCTATCTCTCTGAGATGCGCGCCGATCACGCTGATGTTCTGAAGACGATCCGCGACGAGCAGAAAATCTCTGACGAGATTGATGCCAAGCTCAAGGCTATCCTGGGCAAGTTCGTCAAGTCGTTCGCCTGA
- a CDS encoding F0F1 ATP synthase subunit delta, whose product MSAGNAPEASGGKIGAAVVAGAAGRYALALFELAKDAGALDAVAQDLNALEALAAGSDAVRALITSPLIQRGERGRALLALLDNLSQVSDAKPVNVLTRHFFGVLAENGRVGSFGDIITAYRALVANERGEVTAEVVSAQALSGAQVEALKAKLKSVVGRDVTLDARIDESLLGGLVVKVGSRMIDTSLKTKLQNLQVAMKEVG is encoded by the coding sequence GTGTCAGCGGGCAACGCCCCCGAAGCGTCAGGTGGCAAGATCGGAGCAGCCGTTGTGGCGGGTGCGGCCGGTCGTTATGCTCTTGCGCTTTTCGAACTCGCAAAGGATGCCGGGGCGCTCGACGCCGTGGCTCAGGATCTTAATGCTCTTGAAGCGCTGGCGGCCGGAAGTGATGCCGTTCGCGCCCTGATCACGAGCCCGCTGATACAGCGTGGCGAGCGTGGCCGGGCGTTGCTTGCGCTTCTCGACAATCTGTCGCAGGTCTCGGACGCAAAGCCGGTGAATGTTCTGACGCGCCATTTCTTCGGCGTGCTGGCAGAGAACGGCCGTGTCGGCTCGTTTGGCGACATCATCACCGCCTATCGTGCGCTGGTGGCTAATGAACGCGGCGAGGTTACGGCCGAAGTTGTTTCTGCTCAGGCGCTGTCTGGCGCTCAGGTCGAGGCACTTAAAGCGAAACTCAAATCAGTGGTTGGTCGCGATGTCACGCTCGACGCCCGCATTGACGAAAGCCTGCTTGGCGGGCTTGTGGTCAAGGTTGGCTCGCGCATGATCGATACATCGCTCAAGACCAAACTTCAAAATCTCCAGGTTGCTATGAAAGAGGTTGGCTAA
- a CDS encoding primosomal protein N', with protein sequence MAETVRISVLLPLPLAGAFDYLDSGLGLAPGDYVEVPLGGRQVIGVVWDGAPEGKTPTARLKPVTARLDAPPMPEVTRRFVAWVAGYVLAPPGAVLKMAMSVPEALRPAPLKTLYRRGGPLPARMTTERQALLDALIDDLPRSVRDLSALAYVGEGVVRGLIEGGTLLGVEVAAHDPYPMPDLSLAGPILSPAQMAAAGELMEAVGQGFRPILLEGVTGSGKTEVYFEAMARALENPQAQVLVLLPEIALTAQWLQRFADRFGVEPVLWHSGLTDGERRRAWRAAADGQARVVVGARSALFLPFPALALIVVDEEHDAAFKQEEGVIYQGRDMAVVRAQQGAIPVVLASATPALETVSNVRRGRYAHVHLPERHGEAVLPEVTAIDLRRTGLPRGGFLAQPLRDALLATVAAGEQALMFLNRRGYAPLTLCRTCGHRMECPQCSAWLVEHRGAGRLQCHHCGYATRLPSACPECEAEGQFAACGPGVERIAEEVAALAPDLRVTVLSSDLMASPKEFAAVIDDITQHRVDCIIGTQMVTKGYHFPKLTLVGVVDADLGLAGGDLRAAERTYQQLSQVAGRAGREALRGRVLMQTYMPEHPVMAALISGDRDAFIEAELQAREDHGMPPFGRLAGLIVSGEEADAVTRHARKLSQTAPVGIGVSVLGPVPAPLALLRGRHRWRLLVKAARDIDLQRMLRDWIARAGTDRKVRVQIDIDPYGFM encoded by the coding sequence GTGGCCGAAACAGTCAGAATCAGTGTGCTTTTACCCCTGCCGCTCGCGGGTGCCTTCGATTATCTGGATTCTGGCCTCGGGCTTGCTCCCGGTGATTATGTGGAGGTGCCACTTGGCGGCCGCCAGGTGATCGGGGTGGTGTGGGACGGCGCGCCCGAGGGTAAGACGCCGACCGCACGCCTGAAGCCGGTGACGGCCCGACTCGATGCGCCGCCGATGCCCGAGGTGACGCGGCGCTTTGTCGCCTGGGTCGCGGGCTATGTGCTGGCGCCGCCGGGTGCGGTGCTCAAGATGGCTATGAGCGTGCCGGAGGCGTTGCGTCCGGCACCGCTGAAGACGCTTTATCGGCGGGGCGGGCCGTTGCCCGCGCGCATGACCACGGAACGGCAGGCGTTGCTGGATGCGTTGATTGATGACCTGCCGCGCTCAGTGCGGGATCTGTCCGCCCTGGCCTATGTGGGTGAGGGGGTGGTGCGCGGATTGATCGAGGGCGGCACCCTGCTTGGGGTCGAGGTGGCGGCGCATGACCCCTATCCGATGCCGGATCTGAGCCTTGCGGGGCCAATTCTGTCGCCTGCGCAGATGGCGGCGGCGGGGGAGCTTATGGAGGCGGTCGGGCAGGGATTCCGGCCCATTCTGCTCGAAGGCGTCACCGGATCTGGCAAGACCGAGGTTTATTTCGAGGCCATGGCCCGGGCGCTTGAAAACCCACAGGCGCAGGTTCTGGTGCTGTTGCCGGAAATCGCCCTGACGGCGCAATGGCTGCAACGGTTTGCCGATCGTTTCGGGGTCGAGCCGGTGCTGTGGCATTCGGGGCTTACGGATGGCGAACGGCGGCGCGCCTGGCGGGCGGCGGCGGACGGGCAGGCGCGGGTGGTTGTGGGGGCGCGGTCGGCGCTGTTTCTGCCATTTCCCGCGCTCGCGCTCATTGTCGTCGATGAAGAGCATGACGCCGCCTTTAAGCAAGAAGAAGGGGTCATTTACCAGGGCCGTGATATGGCGGTGGTGCGGGCGCAGCAGGGCGCGATCCCGGTGGTGCTGGCCTCGGCCACGCCGGCGCTTGAAACCGTGTCCAATGTGCGCCGTGGCCGCTATGCCCATGTGCATCTGCCGGAACGCCATGGTGAGGCCGTGCTGCCGGAGGTGACGGCTATCGATCTGCGGCGCACCGGCCTGCCGCGCGGGGGGTTCCTGGCCCAGCCCCTGCGCGATGCCCTGCTTGCGACGGTGGCGGCGGGGGAGCAGGCTTTGATGTTCCTCAACCGGCGCGGTTATGCGCCGCTCACCCTGTGCCGGACCTGCGGTCATCGCATGGAATGTCCGCAATGTTCGGCCTGGCTTGTGGAGCATCGCGGGGCCGGGCGCTTGCAATGTCATCATTGCGGTTATGCGACACGGCTGCCGTCAGCCTGCCCCGAATGCGAGGCCGAAGGGCAGTTCGCTGCCTGTGGTCCCGGGGTTGAACGCATCGCCGAGGAGGTCGCGGCGCTCGCCCCCGACCTTCGTGTCACCGTGCTGTCGAGCGATCTCATGGCCTCGCCCAAGGAATTTGCGGCGGTGATTGACGATATCACCCAGCATCGCGTGGATTGCATCATCGGCACGCAGATGGTGACCAAGGGTTATCATTTTCCGAAACTGACGCTGGTCGGCGTGGTTGATGCTGATCTTGGCCTCGCCGGTGGCGATCTCCGGGCGGCGGAGCGTACCTATCAGCAGCTCAGCCAGGTGGCCGGACGGGCCGGGCGGGAGGCTTTGCGGGGGCGTGTGCTGATGCAAACCTATATGCCGGAACATCCGGTGATGGCGGCGCTCATTTCCGGCGATCGCGATGCTTTTATCGAGGCCGAATTGCAGGCGCGCGAAGATCATGGCATGCCGCCGTTTGGACGGCTCGCCGGGTTGATCGTTTCGGGTGAAGAAGCCGACGCGGTGACGCGTCATGCTCGCAAGCTGAGCCAGACCGCGCCTGTGGGGATCGGCGTTTCCGTGCTCGGGCCGGTACCTGCGCCGCTCGCGCTGTTGCGCGGGCGGCATCGTTGGAGGCTGCTGGTCAAAGCGGCCCGGGATATCGATCTGCAACGCATGCTGCGCGACTGGATCGCCCGGGCGGGCACGGACCGCAAAGTCAGGGTGCAGATCGACATCGATCCCTATGGGTTCATGTAG
- a CDS encoding RNA pyrophosphohydrolase, with the protein MPKSPDSKDPASLPYRPCVGVTLFNARGLVFIGQRIDTEIEAWQMPQGGIDEGEDPKTAAFRELFEETGIDQAEIIAEHPDWLTYDLPPHLVGKVWKGRYRGQIQKWFAMRFLGDDSAIHLDTPHPEFNAWRWVPLAETPNLIVPFKRALYADISRVFAPYARPL; encoded by the coding sequence ATGCCCAAATCCCCCGATTCAAAAGACCCCGCATCCCTGCCCTATCGTCCCTGCGTCGGCGTGACCCTGTTCAACGCCCGGGGGCTGGTTTTTATCGGCCAGCGTATCGACACCGAAATCGAAGCCTGGCAGATGCCTCAGGGCGGCATAGACGAGGGCGAGGACCCGAAAACCGCCGCCTTCCGTGAACTGTTCGAAGAGACCGGCATCGATCAGGCCGAAATCATCGCCGAGCATCCGGACTGGCTGACCTACGACTTGCCCCCACATCTTGTGGGCAAGGTGTGGAAAGGTCGCTATCGCGGCCAGATCCAGAAATGGTTTGCCATGCGTTTTCTCGGTGATGACAGCGCCATCCATCTCGACACCCCGCATCCCGAATTCAACGCCTGGCGCTGGGTGCCGCTTGCCGAAACGCCCAATCTGATCGTGCCGTTCAAGCGCGCGCTTTACGCCGATATTTCCCGCGTCTTCGCGCCCTATGCGCGGCCGCTCTGA
- a CDS encoding ferritin-like domain-containing protein, whose protein sequence is MSARWTLDDIAWDRFEAAKVTPDLLAVVKTASLVEANSADYVTYLCNVFHDDETFKAAVVQWGEEEAQHGAALGRWAEMADPSFSFAESLAYFRAGYSLPLDVSASVRGSRVGELIARCVVETGTSSFYSAIRDASAEPVLKDIGKRIATDEFFHYQLFEKHLKRYERDGKMPVWSRLKVALGRVQEAEDDELAYAYYSANIAFTAPETAYENKLFAQTYWRQAMGLYREPHVDNAARMILRAAALNPNGWLGNTAAKTAWKFVQWRQDRLNRAA, encoded by the coding sequence ATGAGCGCGCGTTGGACATTGGACGATATCGCCTGGGACCGGTTCGAGGCCGCGAAGGTCACGCCGGATTTGCTGGCGGTGGTCAAAACGGCGTCGCTGGTCGAGGCCAACAGCGCTGATTATGTGACCTATCTCTGCAATGTTTTTCACGATGATGAGACCTTCAAGGCGGCCGTTGTTCAGTGGGGCGAGGAAGAGGCGCAGCATGGCGCGGCCCTAGGACGTTGGGCTGAGATGGCGGACCCGAGCTTTTCCTTTGCCGAAAGTCTTGCGTATTTTCGCGCCGGTTACAGCCTGCCGCTTGATGTGAGCGCAAGCGTGCGGGGCTCGCGGGTGGGGGAATTGATCGCCCGCTGCGTGGTCGAGACAGGGACGTCGTCGTTTTATTCCGCCATTCGCGACGCCAGCGCCGAGCCGGTTCTGAAAGACATCGGCAAGCGCATCGCCACCGATGAATTCTTTCATTATCAATTGTTTGAAAAGCATCTGAAGCGTTATGAACGTGACGGCAAGATGCCGGTCTGGTCACGGCTCAAAGTCGCACTCGGCCGCGTGCAGGAGGCCGAAGACGATGAACTGGCCTATGCCTATTACAGCGCCAATATCGCCTTCACCGCGCCTGAGACGGCTTACGAAAACAAGCTGTTCGCCCAGACCTACTGGCGGCAGGCCATGGGCCTTTACCGTGAGCCCCATGTGGACAACGCCGCCCGCATGATCCTGCGCGCGGCGGCCCTGAACCCGAATGGCTGGCTCGGGAATACGGCGGCCAAGACAGCCTGGAAATTCGTGCAGTGGCGTCAGGATCGGCTGAACCGGGCGGCGTGA
- a CDS encoding F0F1 ATP synthase subunit gamma, producing MASLKDLRNRITSVRSTQKITKAMKMVAASKLRRAQDAAEAARPYAERMEGVLASLGASLKNQPGAPALLAGTGKDDVHLLVVATSDRGLCGGFNTNIVRAARVEIRRLLEAGKTIKILTVGRKGAQVLRRDYAGLIVDHMETGHIKRVGFADAGAIGDRILQMFAAGEFDVCSLFYAKFQSALTQIVTKQVLIPAAIDESAAVQGPNLNGAVYEYEPDEEEILADLLPRNVRVQVFRALLENAASEQGSRMTAMDSATRNAGDMINRLTITYNRTRQAAITKELIEIISGAEAL from the coding sequence ATGGCAAGCCTTAAGGATCTGCGCAATCGGATTACAAGTGTCCGCTCGACGCAGAAGATCACAAAGGCCATGAAAATGGTGGCCGCCTCCAAACTCCGCCGCGCGCAAGACGCGGCGGAAGCTGCCCGGCCGTATGCCGAGCGCATGGAGGGGGTGCTCGCCTCTCTCGGAGCGAGCCTGAAAAACCAGCCGGGCGCACCAGCGCTTCTGGCTGGCACGGGCAAGGACGACGTCCATCTTCTGGTGGTCGCGACCTCTGATCGTGGTCTTTGCGGCGGGTTCAATACCAATATCGTACGGGCAGCGCGGGTTGAAATCCGCCGTTTGCTTGAAGCGGGCAAGACGATCAAGATTCTGACCGTTGGCAGAAAGGGCGCGCAGGTTCTGCGGCGTGATTATGCCGGCTTGATCGTCGATCATATGGAAACCGGCCATATCAAACGCGTGGGCTTTGCTGACGCCGGCGCCATTGGCGACCGGATTCTGCAGATGTTCGCGGCGGGTGAATTCGACGTTTGCAGCCTGTTCTATGCGAAGTTCCAGTCGGCTTTGACGCAGATTGTAACCAAGCAGGTCCTGATCCCGGCTGCGATCGATGAAAGCGCCGCCGTTCAGGGCCCGAACCTCAACGGCGCTGTCTATGAATATGAGCCGGACGAGGAAGAGATCCTGGCCGATCTTCTGCCCCGCAACGTGCGGGTGCAGGTTTTCCGCGCACTGCTCGAAAACGCCGCCAGCGAACAGGGTTCGCGCATGACCGCCATGGACAGCGCGACCCGCAACGCGGGCGACATGATCAACCGTCTGACGATCACTTATAACCGCACCCGTCAGGCGGCGATCACCAAGGAACTGATTGAAATTATTTCGGGCGCTGAGGCGCTCTAA